A window of the Lactuca sativa cultivar Salinas chromosome 7, Lsat_Salinas_v11, whole genome shotgun sequence genome harbors these coding sequences:
- the LOC111884237 gene encoding uncharacterized protein LOC111884237, with product MNQATHIENMIVKQNEAQILKNRLRLKASIDTVRWLTFQACALQGHDETPNSKNRGNFLQLLKLLASYNDEVANVKLEKTPYNSKYTSGDIQKEILSIIANKVRKHIRSEVGDSYFCVMVDESRDESKKEQMAIVLRFVDAEGIIRERFLDLAHVRDTLSLTLKTNMWTQLLHYQFDVSKICGQGYDGASNMRGKWNGLWALVLKYCPYVYYVHCFAHRLQLALVAASREIIPIHQFFTNLIFIINVVCASSKRHDKLQKGNATEIEHLLELGEIESAIGLNQVGTLRRAGDTRWGSHFRSIFSLLSMFDCTHVVLQGIIDYVSTTYSQRGDADVAYCFLKSFEFVFILQLMKEVMGKIDILSQVLQKESQDILNVMELVSTTKESLNDFRNNGWDSLFAQVKLFCEKHQVDMPDMKAPYTSTRYQPRKNDNHVTFEHFYRVDLFTSILDK from the coding sequence ATGAATCAAGCAACACACATTGAAAATATGATAGTGAAGCAAAATGAAGCACAAATACTAAAGAACCGTTTACGATTAAAAGCTTCAATTGACACAGTTCGTTGGTTGACATTCCAAGCTTGTGCTTTACAAGGCCATGATGAAACGCCTAACTCCAAAAATCGAGGTAATTTTCTTCAACTACTAAAACTTCTAGCTTCTTATAATGATGAAGTTGCAAATGTTAAATTAGAGAAAACTCCTTATAATTCAAAGTATACTTCTGGAGATATTCAAAAAGAAATTCTGAGTATTATTGCAAATAAAGTTCGGAAGCATATTCGTAGTGAAGTCGGGGATTCATACTTTTGTGTCATGGTCGATGAGTCACGAGATGAGTCTAAAAAAGAGCAAATGGCCATAGTTTTGAGATTTGTTGATGCAGAAGGGATCATACGGGAAAGGTTCTTGGATTTGGCTCATGTTAGGGACACATTATCATTAACCTTGAAAACAAATATGTGGACCCAACTTTTGCACTATCAGTTTGATGTTAGTAAAATCTGTGGCCAAGGTTATGATGGTGCTAGTAATATGAGAGGGAAATGGAATGGATTGTGGGCACTTGTTCTTAAGTATTGTCCTTATGTGTATTATGTTCACTGCTTCGCTCACAGATTACAACTAGCATTGGTGGCTGCTTCAAGGGAAATTATTCCTATACACCAATTTTTTACAaacttaatttttataattaatgtagTTTGTGCTTCTAGTAAACGTCATGATAAGTTACAAAAGGGAAATGCAACTGAGATTGAACATTTATTGGAACTTGGTGAAATCGAATCAGCTATAGGATTGAATCAAGTTGGGACATTAAGAAGAGCTGGTGATACACGTTGGGGTTCTCATTTTCGTTCCATTTTCAGTTTGCTTAGCATGTTTGATTGTACTCATGTTGTTCTCCAGGGAATAATTGATTATGTATCAACTACTTATTCTCAACGCGGAGATGCTGATGTAGCTTATTGTTTCCTGAAATCATTTgagtttgtttttattcttcagtTAATGAAAGAAGTAATGGGAAAAATTGATATACTTTCTCAAGTTCTACAAAAGGAATCCCAAGATATTCTTAATGTCATGGAGTTAGTTTCAACAACAAAGGAGAGTCTAAATGATTTCAGGAACAACGGATGGGATTCTTTATTTGCACAGGTAAAGTTATTTTGTGAGAAACATCAAGTAGATATGCCGGATATGAAAGCTCCATATACTTCTACTCGATACCAGCCTCGGAAAAACGATAATCATGTTACTTTTGAACATTTTTATCGTGTAGATTTGTTTACATCCATATTGGACAAATAG
- the LOC111884238 gene encoding probable pectinesterase/pectinesterase inhibitor 58: MGSTAKVAILSVTFIALLAAVVALIVMMHRHSEEKAEHTKQDDDVKASIRAVCEHTDYKETCVESLSKTGTHSTDPYDHVKATFEITIKQLEDAANNSTLMKEVHADPRTNDALKCCKELADLAVMDLRRSVDKMLGFDLSDVGHSLVQLKIWMSGAITYEQTCLDGFEKTEGDSGERMRKLLNISMELTSNCLAMITDLSQAFEIIDTPQNSNRRLLHMSNNDLNLPEWVDDNDRSMLQKAPKKINPNLTVAQDGSGDFLSIVEALKVIPTKSKKGFVLYIKQGVYNEIIRFPKNLTHLVLIGDGPEKTKITGNLNYIDGVSTFHTATVAVSGDFFIAKDIGFVNTAGPEKHQAVALRVSADRTIFYNCHMHGFQDTLYAHTYRQFYRDCTVSGTIDFVFGDSAAVFQNCIMVVRRPMDNQNCIVTAQGRKEMRQPTGLVLQNCSFVADPGYFPVRMELKSYLGRPWKQYSRTIIMESFIDDLIQPQGWLPWNETFAFDTLYYSEFNNHGPGSNKLQRVKWPGVKELTTKRVKRFLAGKFITGDTWIPPTGVPYNSEFMFEPPKDDSKKDKDKKDKDKKDKDKKDKKDKKDKDKKSDGEKGDDNPGKKKKKKRKKDKGRSISEPPSSTPAPSPAEISPSNIPNQVPNSDISAPALSPVALSPEASPQIRKGSFFNRIFGKKLLSGRFLLRISQKFLAVRTPQQNGIAKRRNITLIEAGRTMVVEASLSLSFWAEAVNIACHTQNQFIIVKYLCLKFEAKADEGVLLGYSSVSKAFREFNLSRQIVEETIHVTFDEDSFIHDRVDHPSSILNDLTYSPSEPVPELLSNNDDPVVSNVDQLISSQSIYEDQPVVP; this comes from the exons ATGGGCAGCACCGCAAAAGTTGCCATTTTAAGCGTGACTTTCATAGCGCTTCTGGCTGCTGTTGTTGCGTTGATTGTCATGATGCACAGACATTCCGAGGAAAAGGCAGAACATACCAAACAGGACGATGACGTAAAGGCCTCCATTAGAGCGGTTTGCGAGCACACTGACTACAAGGAAACTTGCGTTGAAAGCCTATCCAAAACAGGCACCCATTCTACTGATCCTTATGACCACGTAAAGGCCACGTTTGAGATCACAATTAAGCAACTTGAGGATGCTGCTAACAACTCCACGCTCATGAAAGAGGTTCATGCAGACCCGAGAACCAATGATGCTCTTAAGTGTTGCAAAGAGCTTGCAGATCTTGCTGTTATGGATCTAAGGAGATCTGTCGATAAAATGTTAGGTTTTGATCTTAGTGACGTCGGTCATTCCCTTGTCCAACTTAAGATCTGGATGAGTGGTGCGATAACTTATGAACAAACTTGCCTAGACGGGTTTGAAAAGACCGAAGGAGATTCAGGAGAAAGAATGAGAAAATTGTTGAACATATCAATGGAGTTAACTAGCAACTGCCTTGCTATGATCACAGATCTCTCGCAGGCGTTTGAAATAATCGACACACCCCAGAATAGTAATCGTCGTTTGCTTCATATGTCCAACAACGACCTCAATCTTCCTGAATGGGTAGATGATAACGACAGGAGTATGTTACAGAAAGCACCCAAAAAAATCAATCCAAACCTGACTGTTGCACAAGATGGAAGTGGAGATTTCTTGTCAATTGTAGAAGCTTTGAAAGTCATTCCTACTAAATCAAAGAAAGGGTTTGTGCTCTATATCAAACAGGGCGTTTACAATGAGATAATCCGATTCCCCAAAAACTTGACTCATCTAGTGCTCATCGGCGATGGCCCAGAGAAGACAAAGATAACAGGAAACTTGAACTACATAGACGGAGTTTCCACCTTCCACACTGCAACTGTTG CTGTTTCTGGAGACTTTTTCATTGCCAAAGATATCGGATTTGTGAACACAGCAGGTCCCGAAAAGCATCAAGCTGTGGCTTTGCGTGTTAGTGCTGATAGAACAATCTTCTACAACTGCCACATGCATGGCTTCCAAGACACCCTTTACGCACACACCTATCGTCAGTTCTACCGTGATTGCACAGTCTCCGGTACGATTGACTTTGTTTTCGGAGACAGTGCGGCGGTGTTTCAAAACTGTATCATGGTTGTTCGGAGGCCAATGGATAACCAGAATTGCATTGTCACAGCACAAGGAAGAAAGGAAATGCGACAGCCAACAGGATTGGTTCTCCAAAACTGCAGCTTTGTTGCGGATCCTGGGTATTTTCCGGTGAGAATGGAACTCAAATCCTACCTTGGACGACCATGGAAGCAGTATTCAAGAACCATTATAATGGAATCCTTCATTGATGATTTGATCCAGCCTCAAGGGTGGTTGCCATGGAATGAAACTTTTGCTTTCGATACCCTTTATTACAGCGAGTTTAATAATCATGGACCAGGATCTAACAAGTTGCAACGTGTGAAATGGCCTGGCGTTAAGGAGCTAACTACAAAAAGAGTTAAACGCTTCTTGGCCGGAAAATTCATCACCGGTGATACATGGATCCCGCCAACAGGTGTGCCTTACAACTCAGAGTTTATGTTCGAACCCCCAAAAGATGATTCCAAGAAGGATAAAGATAAGAAGGATAAGGATAAGAAGGATAAAGACAAGAAGGATAAGAAAGATAagaaagataaagataagaaatcTGATGGAGAGAAAGGAGATGATAATCCaggtaaaaagaaaaagaagaaacgtAAGAAAGACAAGGGTAGATCGATATCAGAGCCTCCATCTTCAACCCCAGCACCTTCACCAGCTGAAATTAGTCCTAGCAACATACCTAACCAAGTACCCAACAGTGACATAAGTGCGCCAGCTTTAAGCCCTGTAGCACTGTCACCAGAAGCATCCCCACAAATCAGAAAAGGATCTTTTTTCAATAGAATTTTTGGAAAG AAACTCCTATCTGGAAGATTTTTGCTTAGAATCTCTCAGAAATTTTTGGCAGTTAGAACTCCCCAACAAAATGGTATTGCAAAAAGAAGAAACATAACTCTCATTGAAGCTGGAAGAACTATGGTTGTTGAAGCTAGTCTATCATTAtcattttgggctgaagctgtcaatatAGCATGTCATACCCAAAATCAGTTTATCATTGTTAAAT ATCTGTGTTTGAAGTTTGaggctaaagctgatgaaggagtgCTCCTAGGATACTCCAGCGTATCCAAGGCTTTCAGAGAATTTAATCTTTCAAGGCAAATTGTTGAAGAAACAAttcatgtcacctttgatgagGACTCATTCATTCATGATCGAGTTGATCATCCCTCGTCAATTCTGAATGATCTTACTTATAGTCCTTCAGAACCTGTTCCTGAGCTCTTATCAAATAACGATGATCCCGTTGTTTCTAATGTTGATCAATTAATTAGTTCTCAATCTATCTATGAAGATCAGCCTGTTGTCCCTTAA